TATTAAAATATAGGGTTTAATACCCCGCCCTTAGAGGGCGCTATATACCGCGCCGCTTGCGGCACGTCAAAAAGGAGAATAGAATGAAGGCATCAAAACAAAGGAAGATAGGGAATGGGAGAAAGTGAAACAATCCATCTTTCGCATAACGTTTCGGTGCTAATCTACCATTTTGTGTGTCCAGCAAAATACAGGCGGGTAGTATTTGAAGAAGATGTTGATGAAGAACTCAAAAATGTATGTGTGGAAATAGAAAAACGCTATGATATAAGATTTTTGGAAATAGGGACGGATAAAAATCATGTGCATTTTCTTGTACAAAGTACGCCAAAAATGAGTCCGACGGAAATAATCACAATGATAAAGAGTATTACAGCGAGAGAAATATTCAAAAGATGTCCTGAAGTAAAGAAAAAGCTATGGGGCGGACAATTT
Above is a window of Faecalispora anaeroviscerum DNA encoding:
- the tnpA gene encoding IS200/IS605 family transposase, whose translation is MGESETIHLSHNVSVLIYHFVCPAKYRRVVFEEDVDEELKNVCVEIEKRYDIRFLEIGTDKNHVHFLVQSTPKMSPTEIITMIKSITAREIFKRCPEVKKKLWGGQFWTDGFYVSTVGQHGNEEVIRKYVQNQGTEKEYKSLLVQQLSMFE